The following is a genomic window from Miscanthus floridulus cultivar M001 chromosome 14, ASM1932011v1, whole genome shotgun sequence.
TCAAAACCTTGTTTGGGTACATATTAGATGGAGATGCTTTCATTACATAGTAATCCCTCCTTTTTGAAATATAAGGTATCCAagcatttaaatttgtttccaAATTATAAAGGATTCTAGGTGAACCCCCAACTCAGTTTATGCATACCTACTACTAGTGTCTACCACCAATCCAAATATGGTAATCACAAAGGGTTACATTTGTCATTTGCTTTACGCATAATATGTCATAGAATTCCTAGAATAGGTTGTATTTCAGGTTGGAGGGTGTATTAGATCTTTGACATTTTACTGCAAGCAGGTAGGACATTTTACTAACCTTGTGAACTAATCTACAAGTGTCCGTAAAAATCTGAAAACATTTTTTTTTGGGGGAGGTAGACTTATACCAGACGACTGAACCGTTTACCAAACTCAATTACAATTATGTGGAGCAGAAAAATGAGAAGCTCCTATCTGCACAACTTTTTTCCATTTTTGCATTTCTCATTTAGGTTTCTCTGAGCTGCAGATAAATTGGTTCATAAATTCCAACAAGTCATATGATCTGATTATTATATTCACATGTGACAATGTTTGCAACTAAAATTTGGTCCATGCTGTATGCCTTCTCATAATAGGCAGAGCATTCTTATCAAAAGTCATATCTTAAGGCCGCCTTTATATGATTGCAGCTTGTTTCTGTATTTTCCAGTGCCAAAATGGCCATGTAGTGTGCTTTTCCTGCTGGTCTAGGCTCACCAACAAATGCCACATTTGTTCTCGTGATGCTAACTTTGTACGAAACATTGCACTGGAGAAGGTTGTTGAGTCAGTTAAGTCATCCTGCTCATATGCCAAATGGGGCTGTAACAAGTTGGTCAGCTATGCATGCAGAAATGCTCACGAAGAATCCTGCCTTTACGCTCCTTCAATGTGTCCTATTCCTGGTTGTGGGTACAGAGGATTCACTGGATGGTGGTCAGTACATTTCCTTACAAACCATAATAGTGATGGGCTGCGCTTCTCCTATGGTCAGTGTTTCGAAGTGAGTTTGGAAATGTCAGTTCCTTTTCTGGTTCTTCTAGCAGAGGATGATCACCTATTCATTTTCATCAACAAGAACGTGGTTCCCTTTGGCCATGCGCTTTCAGTGTGTTGCCTTAGGACTGGCAATCTGAATTGGAATTTCTTCTATGAAATGAGAGCAACTAGTAATGGAAACACTGAAAACAGTCTGCAATTGAAGGCTTCTGTCACAGATACGAGGGAGTGGCAAGGTCTCAATCCTACAGAAGCTTTCCTTTTGGTTCCATATGCCTTCAGCAAAGCTAGCAAACTTACACTAAATGTCTCTATTGAGAGGGTTGCTGATGCGAGGTGAATATCTGCAGTTTGGAACGTGTTGTAAAATGTAAAAAAAAAGGGTGGCagtgtaagtttgtcttagaaacTGTTTCTTCACTGAGGCATCTCTGGCCAATTTGGTTTGCTAAACCCTTGACTCTATTCATGTGATTCAGATGCTGCCATCAAGGTCTGTAACTGTATGTGTATACTTCCATGTACTAAAATCTGTAACTGAGAAACTCTATGAGCTCATGTTGCATTCGTGTGTAAATCCTGAATTCTTGATGtacatgcaacaattggttctttATGTTGTTAGGCCTGGGAATTTGGTTTACGTGTTTAATGACGTCTTTAGATGCAAAGAATGAATGTCGCCATCAATAGATGGTAGAATTTATTTAGTTATTATGGTCCGGTCCGTTATGTTCCTGAGGTCGGCTTGTTCTGTATTCCCCAAAACAGTTCAGAATGTATTTGTATGTTTCAACTCATTAATTTATGAAATACGTATACTCCCTTTAGATCCCTAATGAAAGTCGTTTTGATAAGGTTTGGGTCAAatattgggaatataaatcatgaataacttttaacttattgagtttgaaaatataaaaaccatataaatagatttgttttgaaaaatacttttataaaaatatacatatgtcACTTTTCCatcaatattttttataaaaaatagaagtcaaagttatgctttggagactatGTCATTGTCAAAACGACTTCAACTAGAGGGAGTAACGGATTTATGTAAGTAGCACCTTATCTTGTTGCTCATTTTTGCAAGAGTACTATTCTATCTTACGAGACTTGAGAGCGTATCATATTGTTGATGGTTTCAGTTATCCCATTTTATCTTCTGAATGTCCTGACCTTCTACACTTTTGCTATGAAGCAAATGAAGCAGTCTAAAGCATTCCACTTGAAAAATGTTAGTCTACAAGTAATACTTCCAAATTTGTTCGTCTCGGGTAATTGTCATTTATGTGTAACTTCCTATTACTGGCATGTTTTTTTGTTATCTAATATTTGGCACTTCAAATCAATGAGGTAAGAGAACTACTCCAACCTGAAGTGTGAAGCTGTAAAAACTCTGATTAGGCTGACAAGAAGGATTTCAATAGACCAACATCGGAATGCTCTGGTGCGGAAGCTGGCCGACATGGAAGAGCGTGATATTCAAGCAAGGGAGTTTTAAGGACAAGGTGTGTGAACTTGCGTATGACTTTGGACTGCATCGATGTCTGTGATGTTCAAGCAAGGCATAATCTTggcctatgactttgatgttCAAGCAAGGCAGGATTGCACGCCAGATCAAGAAGCTGTTGACTGTGGCGACACATTGCTCATTGCTAGTCAAATTCGACAACTCAAGGCTCGTTGCTGCCGACGAGACTGAGCGGCGTTCAGTTACAGGTTCAAGGTCAAAAGAATGTGTCTGAAAGTCAAGAGCTGCTGACATTGAACTAGTTTCGCTTTCTGGGAAGGCAAACAAACTTGAGAAGCTGCCAATTTGGGTACGAACGAAGCTGTAGACACAGGCACATTTGTTAATTGTCTGGTCCATATTCTCTTGGTCTCATGTGGGCGTGAATCTATCGGAGGAAAATAACAGTAATTTAACTAGTTTCTGCAGCGACTGAATGGAGCTTCTTGAGAATCTTGTATGATGCGATTTTTCGTTTTTCCTTTAAGATAAGACAAATGAAACAAGAAtcattttgcttaaactagagtGCACAAGCCACCAGACCGACTACCATTTTCGCTTAGAGTGAGCAGAGAGCAAGGAGGCCTGAGATGACGGGCATGGCAGTGAGCGCTGCGACGACTGGGGTGATGAGCTCGCTCATCTCCGAGCTATCCATCCTGCTTAGTGATCAGTACAAACAACAAGTTCCTCAGCCGTGAGTTAATTGAAAAATATAGATGTTGGAGTTCGAATAGATGTTGGAGAAATAATAGAAAATATTATTACAGTTGCTTGTTTCATTTGTGATCAAAAGAAATGCTAGAAGTAGGACCCTGCTTAGTGACCATTTTTGTCGCTTCTTTTGTGCCTCATCCCGTGTGATCATTCTTGTGGCTGTTATGAACCTTAGTTCATATCGGGGATAGGAAGGATAACCGTTACAAAAAAAAGACCGCATAAAGTCAGCATGGAGGGAGACTAGAATATTTGGGGTAACTGGATTGTTTTGTTCATTGCTTAATTCTCTCTCAGCCGGTTACAAGATATAAATAGAAGTTCGTGAGTCCTACCTCCTTGATTCTCTCCTAGCCATTAACTTCTTACTCCCTAAACGACAGCTTACTGCCATTGATTGCATGCAGCTGCCTGTGCATGTGCCTCCCTGGGTTTTAACCCCTAACAGGCAGCTTAACTGCCATTGATTACATCATGCACCTCTTGGATTACCGTTCCAGCTGCATCTTGAGCCCTAGGACGTCTTTGGTATTGGTGCCCCCACATcacatctcccccccccccccgcccccactTGACGagtagctcgtcctcgagctggaagcttgatagcgGTCAATGAAGCTGACAACGTCCTCCTAGATCCCATGGGAAGAGCCTAACAGCTAGCTTCAACAGTAAGCTGGGCCTGTCCAGCGACACCAAAACAGGTGACAGAATAGAGGAGACAGCTGGTGCTGGTGGCGGTGCCATATCCAACTCATCAAGCCTGGAGGATTTTGGTGAATGTCTGCCGCTTGTTGGCACAACCATACCCGTCGTCAGTGCTGGCTGGACAGTGTGTTGCGGCGACACCTAATGATGCGGCGGATGGGATCGTTGAAGGCGCAGGGTTAATCGCGGCCCACATCTTTCTTGTGGTGTGCCTTACCAGGAACCCTCTTGTTGCCGCCTATAGCTGCACCGTTGCTTGGAGTTTATGCTCTGACTTCTCCAAGTGAGCACGGTAGCGGTTGAACATCACAACGAAGCGATCCATCTCTTCTGCGAGACGGGTGAGTCCCCTCAACGAGGGCAGTGATTGGCTCATCACTTGATGGTGATGGATGGCCGACAGCAGAAGCCATAGGAAAGGATCCCTGACTCATGACATGGAGGCGATGGAAGTCATTGGTGAGGCTGGGGCGGATGGCGTTGTGGCTGCTGGGTTTGGTGGCGGAGCAGAGGTGGAAGAGGAGCGCCTGGAAGCCGATACCAGATGTTATGAACCTTAGTTCAAATCGGGGATAGGGAGGATAACCATTGCCAAAAAGAAGGCCAGGCAAAGTCGGCGTGGAGGGAGAATAGAATATTTGGGGGTAACTGGATTGTTTATTCATTGCTTGATTATCTCTCAGTCGGTTACAAGATATAAATAGAAGTTCCTGAGTCCTACCTCCTCGATTCTCTCCTAGCCATTAACTTCTTACTCCCTAACCGATAGCATACTGCCATTGATTGCATGCAGCTGGCTATGCATGCGCCTCCCTAGATTTTAACCCCCTAACTGGCAGCTTAACTGCCACTGATTATAGTATGCACCTCCTGGTTACCATTCTGGATGCATCTTGAGCCCTGGGACCCCTTTGGTACTGGCGCGCCCACATCACATCTCTTCCCCCTTGACGagtagctcgtcctcgagctggaagcttGGATAGCAGCCGATGAAGCTAACGATGTTCCTCCTGGATCCCATGGGAAGAGCCCAACAGCTAGCTTCAGCAGTACGCTGGGCCTGTCCAGCAACACCAAAATAGGTGATATAACAGAGGAGACGACAGGGGTGGTGCAGGGTTGGCCGATCTGCTCACTTCTGGCCCGTCCTCGCCAGATCTGGTGGTGACTTCCTCATGTGGCTATCCTCCTAGCTGGCGGTGCTGCTCAGTCGGTCTCCATCGACGTCGAGGGCTGCCTGGGCCTTGGCCGGATTTGCTTCGGCCAGCACTCGTTCTACGAGGAAGGTGGTAGATTCGTGCGCTAGGGCTGCTGCTAGGACTGCTCGGTAGGGGTAGGGGTGTTGGTTGGCTGTGGCTAGGGCTTCTTCTATCCCCAGCTTTCTCCTCCCCCGCCATCTTCCTTCTGCCTTGCTGGGGCTGGTTTCCGTAGTGGTGCTGGCCGGATCCGCTTCTTGGTTCTGACGGTGGCAGCCTCTCCATCTTCGTATCCTGCCTGCTTGGTAGGGTCAAGGGTGTGGTGACCCGATACCATTTATGTCTCACCGACACAAGTGTCATCCACTTCACCAAATTGCACCAGCTTGACTGGCAACAGGTCACCAACAGGAGAGTGTCAATCGACTTCCCCCTCATCAGGATCTCGCAGTTGGGTAACATATCTCAAACCACATAATAAACCATCGAGAGACCACATGTATAATATCTCAAAAATAAACTCGAACATATCCTTGACTTCGAGGGAAAACACGGATTAAAGAATACTTAGCTTACACTTCAAGTGCAACGCATTCTACGTTGCTCTCGGTACTCGATCGTATACACTATCGGAGTTAATTTGCAGCTCAAATAGGAGTCGCCCACTCCAAGGTCTACTATTCCTCAACTTGTTGAGCCCAACTTAACTATGAACATGAACGAAGATTCCTGCAAAGAAACTTAACGGCAATGCCTTGAGTATATTTTgtactcgcaggacttaattccaacataaatatttggtggatgcaaaaaGGTATTATTGGGTGTTTGTATATTTACAGAAAAAGTGATGGCGGATGTTAAGTAATAAGATGCTTATGATGCATAATCAAAATAGTTCAACCGAGATAGATGTAAAACAAGTGCTGTGTAGCATAGGTAAGGTGATCCACAACGGAATTCACCTCAACTCAAAAGTGAGGTCTCCCACACTACAATGGGTCAAGAAATAAGAACAACCAGTTCCGTCCCGAGGGACTTCAAGCTTTCAATAGACTCTGCGCAGAGGGTGCAACTATACCCACATGAAGAATGGGACGAACCTCCATATCCGTGCACAAggataagggttgcctcatgtctCCAATCTTTCCCTAATCCAACCAAAAATGTCCACGAAGGTGTTGATTGGCTCCCGGGTGATGCTACCATGATCTACTCGGTGCCACCTTCGTGCTAGCTCATCGGACAAACCGGTCGCAATCAGTTACTCGGCTTACCCCCCATTTGTGATATGTGGTCTGTATGGGTGGTTACTCAGACTCACTATCCTAATGAACGGTCCTTAATCCTCCACGAGTGTTGGTATAATtaaatgcacacagataaatgcACAAGCAtacggataccgttgtagctttcacctagagtattccaagtatcgtatccataggtgTTGTCATtttttagcatcactctttactaagttgtcatccctagcaatgatgccagaaaaTGCATTGTTAGTAATTATTGAGAACACATGTAAATTCATATATACTAAGTAAGTCGCAAATGCACAGATAATGTACCATTGTAGCATATCACCCGAGAGTATACCAGGTAttagttatttatattttatcaacagggaggagcgatgggggtggctagagatattgacaaatatgcataCTTATGATAAGACCATTAACTCTCATGCTATAGCAGAGattagtcaaatgataaataaatggtaAATATAAGGCATAGATAgaattccagagatagaaatagatactcataaatgtagtatggctagagtggagattaattaagagcaaaagattcctaggtcattccttatttactaagtcttttgtacacccaagtatatacactctcatctatagcataattaactctatatctatgcataaggaacattactaaggaagatcaagaacagagcttgactccctttgcaaccgggttctacttgttctacaaacaggggagtggactacaaaggactcaatgagggTGTCACATTCGCGATCTATCACATGACCCGGAGTGTAGAGTGCATCtgtaggtaaacaatatttaagcaccatgcttacataatgtcgaccacttaactcacttgagtattgagctaagcactttgcgaacatatgcataaattcatcatcaatcatgactatatcaagcatataactagagaaaactaggaacataataaatagaaacatagtattgaagtagcacaaagtcacaaAATATAGAGAGATACAATGGCTTTAGCAGCCTCCAGATGGCTGAATccgaaatcctgagcaatagtccaaactctacttgaatcttgctagctagcctatactagaacttgaagaattggagctctattctctctCTGGAAGCCCTAATTTCTGATCTACTCTTGACTTATGAAAATCTGCCTgagggagggggcaggggctggtatatataggctggagcatcaattctgagccctcggatcaaaccaacatgAATAAACGACATAGatcaatctagg
Proteins encoded in this region:
- the LOC136504223 gene encoding E3 ubiquitin-protein ligase SINA-like 10 encodes the protein MAKFSFDDADEDPPAFSSEGEKRKREDGPAEAAAGGGSSKARILAVEGEEQDGSAVVGAARAEGNDRNLETVVGGEADGISVRIDPDVLDCSICFEPLQPPLYQCQNGHVVCFSCWSRLTNKCHICSRDANFVRNIALEKVVESVKSSCSYAKWGCNKLVSYACRNAHEESCLYAPSMCPIPGCGYRGFTGWWSVHFLTNHNSDGLRFSYGQCFEVSLEMSVPFLVLLAEDDHLFIFINKNVVPFGHALSVCCLRTGNLNWNFFYEMRATSNGNTENSLQLKASVTDTREWQGLNPTEAFLLVPYAFSKASKLTLNVSIERVADAR